Below is a genomic region from Nocardioides panacis.
ACCAGCACGCCCGCGTCGTCGCGCCGGACGGCCGCGTCGCGCAGCAGGGTGGCGCCGACGACCAGCGGAGAGCAGGCCAGCAGGCCGGGGTAGTCCCCGACGTCCCACTTGTCGGTCAGGCCGTCGCTGTGCATCACCACCCAGGAGTCCGGGGCCAGGTCGTAGACCGTCTCGCGGGCGTTGCGGATGTTCTGCCCGACGATGCCGGGCATCGACACCAGGCCCTGCGGACGCCCGGCGCCCACCACCCGGCCGGCGATGTTGCCGATCCCGGCGTAGGTCAGCCGGCCGGCCGCGACGTCGAGGTGCCCGATGGCGGTGGCGGCCCCGCGGGTGCCCGACATCCGGGTGTGCAGCTCGCGCAGCAGCGCCAGCGGCGACTCCTGCTCGGACTCCCGGAACGCCCGCAGCGCCTCGGCCGAGGCCCGCGCCGCCAGCGGCCCGTGGCCGAGCCCGTCGTTGACCAGCAGCAGCAGCCCGCGCCCGGTCCGTCGTACCTGGTAGGCGTCACCGCACTCGGTCTCGCCCTCGATCGGACGGGTCATCCCGGCGGCCGGCTCGTCGGCGTCCACCCCGGCGGGCCAGAACGTCGCGGTCAGCACGGTGCCCTGGCCGGGCAGCGAGTAGACGTCGTAGGCGTTCGCCAGCCGTCGTACGGCGCCCAGGCCGATGCCGAGCGTCCCCGACGTGGACGTGCCGTCCACGAACAGGGAGCGGGCGTCCCGCATGCCCGGGCCGCGGTCGAGGGCCACGATCTCCACGCCCCCGAGCGTGTCGCGGCGCAGCAGCCGCAGCACCATCACGCCCTGCTGGGCGTACTTCGTCAGGTTGGTCGCCAGCTCGGTCACCACGATCGCGATCTCCCCGGTGCGCTGCTCGTCGAGGCCGACGCGCTCCGCGAGCTCGACGGCGCGCCGCCGCAGGGCTCCGGGACTGCTCTCGTCCTCGACCCGCACCCAGGCGACGTCCTCGGCCCGCAGCTCCCCGGGCCGGTCCGGGTCGGTCATCGGGTCCACTTGACGATCCGGACGACGGTGCCCTCCCCGGAGCTGGTCTGCAGGTCGAAGTCGTCGACCAGCCGCTTGGCGCCGGACAGCCCGAGGCCCATGCCGGTGCCGCTGGTCCAGCCGTCGGTCAGGGCCAGGGACACGTCGGCGATGCCCGGGCCCCGGTCGGCGAAGGAGGCCCGCACGCCCCGGCGCAGGCCGGCGCGGATCAGCTCGACGGTGACGGTCCCGCCGCCGCCGTACACCAGGGTGTTGCGGGCCAGCTCGCTCGCGGCGGTGACCAGCTTGGTCTGGTCGACCAGCGAGAGCTTGGCGTCGACGGCCAGCGCCCGGACGGCCTGGCGCACCCGGACGACGTCGGCGTCGGACGCGATGGCGTGGGACGCCTCGCTCTCGACGTCGACGGCGGCCTCACTCATCCAACGGGCCCGCTGGTCTCGTCCTCGACGTGGTCGACCCGGACCGCGTGCTCGAGGTCGGCCTGCAGCATCGCCATGCCGCGGTCGACGTCCAGGGCGGTGCGGACCCCGTCGAGGGACAGGCCGAGCTCGACCAGGGTGATCGCCACGGCCGGACGCATGCCGACCACGACGGTCTGGGCGTCGAGCACCCGGGACACCGACGCGATCGTGGAGATCATCCGGCCGATGAAGCTGTCGACGATCTCCAGCGCCGAGATGTCGATGAGCACGCCGTGCGAGCCGCTGCTGACGATCCGCTCGGCGAGGTCCTCCTGGAGCGCCACCGCGATGTGGTCCTGCAGGTCGACCTGGATCGAGACCAGCAGGATGTCGCCGATGCGCAGGATCGGGATGCGCTCCATCAGCCGTTCCCGGGGGAGCCGGCCGCGCCGCCCGCGCGGGCCGAGCCGGAGCGACGTACGACGTCGGAGCCCGAGCGGCGCAGCGCGAGGAGCAGCGCGTCGGCCAGGCTCGCCTTGGTGGCCACGTCGCCGAACTCGATGCCGAGGGCGACCACGGTCTGGGCGATCTGCGGGCGGATGCCGGAGATGATGCACTCGGCGCCGAGCAGCCGCGCCGCCATCACGGTCTTGAGCAGGTGCTGGGCGACCTGGGTGTCCACGGCCGAGACGCCGGTGATGTCGATGATGGCGTGCTCGGAGCCGGTGTCGACCAGCGCCTGGAGCAGCTTCTCCATCACCACCTGGGTGCGTGCCGAGTCCAGCGTGCCGACCAGCGGCAGCGCGACGATGCCGTCCCAGAGCTTGACCACCGGCGTGGACAGCTCGAGGAGCGCGTCGGCCTGCTCGGAGATCACCTGCTCGCGGGCCTGCGAGTAGGTCTCGAGCATCAGCAGGCCGAGCTCGTCGACGAACCGGGAGAACTCGGCGAAGAACCGGTACGACGCGAGGTCGCCCTGGCCGCCGAGCACGTCGAGCACCGCCTCCTTGACCGCGAACACGCTGACCGCCGTCTCGGTGGGGGAGAACCCCTGGCGGGCCCGGGTGCGGGCCAGGTCCGCGAGCAGCCCGCGCAGCGGCGCCGAGCTGGTGCCGTCGGCCTCGTGGCTGCCGCCGTCGGTGGCCGCGATCATCCCGTCGAGCATCTCGGCGACGTCGCGCTGCAGCTCGGCGTGGGTCATCCGGCCGGCCAGCGACCGGCTCGCGGCGGCGACCCATCCCTCGGTGATGGCGGTGCGGTTCTGCTCGAGTACTGCCCAGCCGCCGGCTGCGGACGTGTCGTTCACGTGGACCCTCTCTGGTCGCGCAAGGGGGGTCCTCGACCCCGATCTTGGCGCTGATCCTTCCACGGCCCGCGCGCGGGAGGGAGGACCCCGCGCGGTCTGGGCCGATTTGCCGTCTCGGACGAGGTTTCCTACGGTCGATCGATGCCCCCCCGCACCGCACGCCCCCTGTTCCGCCGCACCGCCGGCCTCGGCGCGCTGCTCGCCGTCACGGTCGGAGGCGGGGCGTTGACGCCCGCCGACGCGGCCGACGTGCCGGCCGCGGCGCCGGCGACCTCCCAGCAGCCCGCGCCGACCGACCTGACCCTCGCGTCGTTCAACGTGCTCGGCAGCAGCCACACCCGCGGTCCCGGCGGCTACGCCAGCGGCGTGCGTCGTACCGCGGGGGTGGTGCGGCTGCTGGCCCGCCACCACGTCGAGGTCGTCGGGCTGCAGGAGATGCAGGCGGACCAGATGCGCAGCTTCCGCCGGCGCACCGACGGCCGGTACGCGATGTTCCCCGGGCCGAACGGGAGGCGCGAGATCGACGGCGAGAACTCGGTGGCCTGGGACCGCTCGGCCTGGCAGGCCGTGGAGACCCGCACCTTCTCGATCCCCTACTTCCACGGCAACCGGCGCGCGATGCCGCTGGTCAAGCTGCAGAACCGGGAGACCGGGATGACCGCCTGGTTCGCGAACGTGCACAACCCGGCGTCGACCACGGGCCACCGGGGCTCCGCGAAGTGGCGCGCGAAGGCGATCGCCCAGGAGGCCCGGCTGGTCCGCCGGCTGCACGACACCGGCCTGCCGGTGTTCCTGACCGGTGACATGAACGAGCGCGAGCAGGCGTTCTGCCCGCTCACCGCCCGGGCGCCGCTCCAGGCCGCACGCGGTGGCAGCCACGCCGGCGGCGCCTGCCGGGCGGGCAACCCGCGCTACGTGGACTGGGCGTTCGGCAGCCCGGACCTCACGTTCAGCGGGTACGTCGAGGACCGCGGCCCGCTGGACAAGCGGACCAGCGACCACCCGATGATCGTCACCCAGGCCAGCATCGACAGCACGGAGTACGCCGGCGCCTCCCAGCCCTGACGGCCGACCCGGGCCGGAGTCCGGGCCGACCCGGGCCGGAGTTCATGCCGACCCGGGTCGGAGTCCGGGCCGACCCGGGTCCCGGGTCAGGCCCGGGTGCGGCGGGCGCCGGCGCGGACGCCCAGCACCACGGCGAGCGGCCAGAGCGCCTCGGCGCCGGCCACCACGCGCTCGCTGAGGCCGAGCAGGTCGCCGTCGCCGAGCTCGACCGTGAGCCAGCCGAGCATCGCGAGCAGCCCGGCGGTGGCCCACCGTCCGGCCGCCCGGGTCGGCAGGCCCGAGAGGGCCGGCCACAGGGCGAGCGCCGCGAAGCTGGCCGTGGCGGCGGGGAAGTGGCCGGCAGCCGGCTGCGGGAACGCTGCGACCAGGACGGCGGTCACTCCGCCGACCGCCAGCGCGACCCGTCCCGCGGGCGCGGCCTCCTCGAGCCCGGCCGCGGTGGCGACGTGGGCGCCGCCGAGGACGACGAGCGCCGAGGTCATCAGCCAGCGGTCGTCGGCACCGTGCGCGGCCAGGGCGCTGATGGTGTCGCGCACCTGGTCGAACCCGCCACGCTGCCGGGAGGCGGCCAGCGTCCATCCGCCGACCAACGCCGTCGGAGCAACCGTGGCCGAGGCGAGCACCCATCTGCGCATCCGGCGAGTATGCCGGGTCCGTCGTACGACGTCCGGGTCGGACTGACAGGAGGCCCGGGTCGGGGTGGACCGGGGCCCGGGTCGACCCGCCACGGGGGTGGCGGGTCGACCGGTGGGTCAGAGGGTCGCGAGGTCGATCACGAAGCGGTAGCGCACGTCGCTCTTCACGACGCGGTCGTAGGCGCCGTCCACGTCGTCCGCACCGATGGTCTCGATCTCGGCGCCCAGGCCGTGCTCGGCGCAGAAGTCCAGCATCTCCTGGGTCTCGCGGATGCCACCGATCTTCGAGCCGGCCATCCGGCGGCGCATCGCGGCCAGCGAGAACGCCTGGAAGCTGTCGGGGCTCTCCGGGATGCCCACGTTGACCATCGTGCCGTCCAGCCGGAGCAGCGACAGGTAGTCGTCGACCGGCAGGTTCGCCGCGACCGTGTTCACGATCAGGTCGAAGCTGTTGGCCAGCGTCTCGAAGGTCTTCGGGTCGCTG
It encodes:
- a CDS encoding anti-sigma regulatory factor; protein product: MSEAAVDVESEASHAIASDADVVRVRQAVRALAVDAKLSLVDQTKLVTAASELARNTLVYGGGGTVTVELIRAGLRRGVRASFADRGPGIADVSLALTDGWTSGTGMGLGLSGAKRLVDDFDLQTSSGEGTVVRIVKWTR
- a CDS encoding ATP-binding SpoIIE family protein phosphatase, coding for MTDPDRPGELRAEDVAWVRVEDESSPGALRRRAVELAERVGLDEQRTGEIAIVVTELATNLTKYAQQGVMVLRLLRRDTLGGVEIVALDRGPGMRDARSLFVDGTSTSGTLGIGLGAVRRLANAYDVYSLPGQGTVLTATFWPAGVDADEPAAGMTRPIEGETECGDAYQVRRTGRGLLLLVNDGLGHGPLAARASAEALRAFRESEQESPLALLRELHTRMSGTRGAATAIGHLDVAAGRLTYAGIGNIAGRVVGAGRPQGLVSMPGIVGQNIRNARETVYDLAPDSWVVMHSDGLTDKWDVGDYPGLLACSPLVVGATLLRDAAVRRDDAGVLVCRAGAR
- a CDS encoding STAS domain-containing protein, with translation MERIPILRIGDILLVSIQVDLQDHIAVALQEDLAERIVSSGSHGVLIDISALEIVDSFIGRMISTIASVSRVLDAQTVVVGMRPAVAITLVELGLSLDGVRTALDVDRGMAMLQADLEHAVRVDHVEDETSGPVG
- a CDS encoding STAS domain-containing protein, encoding MNDTSAAGGWAVLEQNRTAITEGWVAAASRSLAGRMTHAELQRDVAEMLDGMIAATDGGSHEADGTSSAPLRGLLADLARTRARQGFSPTETAVSVFAVKEAVLDVLGGQGDLASYRFFAEFSRFVDELGLLMLETYSQAREQVISEQADALLELSTPVVKLWDGIVALPLVGTLDSARTQVVMEKLLQALVDTGSEHAIIDITGVSAVDTQVAQHLLKTVMAARLLGAECIISGIRPQIAQTVVALGIEFGDVATKASLADALLLALRRSGSDVVRRSGSARAGGAAGSPGNG
- a CDS encoding endonuclease/exonuclease/phosphatase family protein; protein product: MPPRTARPLFRRTAGLGALLAVTVGGGALTPADAADVPAAAPATSQQPAPTDLTLASFNVLGSSHTRGPGGYASGVRRTAGVVRLLARHHVEVVGLQEMQADQMRSFRRRTDGRYAMFPGPNGRREIDGENSVAWDRSAWQAVETRTFSIPYFHGNRRAMPLVKLQNRETGMTAWFANVHNPASTTGHRGSAKWRAKAIAQEARLVRRLHDTGLPVFLTGDMNEREQAFCPLTARAPLQAARGGSHAGGACRAGNPRYVDWAFGSPDLTFSGYVEDRGPLDKRTSDHPMIVTQASIDSTEYAGASQP
- a CDS encoding DUF998 domain-containing protein, whose product is MRRWVLASATVAPTALVGGWTLAASRQRGGFDQVRDTISALAAHGADDRWLMTSALVVLGGAHVATAAGLEEAAPAGRVALAVGGVTAVLVAAFPQPAAGHFPAATASFAALALWPALSGLPTRAAGRWATAGLLAMLGWLTVELGDGDLLGLSERVVAGAEALWPLAVVLGVRAGARRTRA